The candidate division WOR-3 bacterium genome contains a region encoding:
- a CDS encoding pyridoxal-phosphate dependent enzyme yields the protein MRQATGRPTGWGDPPVVAPTLDSVRRASERLKDVARRTPLVPFGPREDGILLKSEVEQPSGSFKIRGVYNWAAGLAPDTVRRGFSTFSAGNTALALAHCAGGLGTTCRSLLPDSAPERKVQALRDRGVETVLVAFEEMADYIFSAGWRDEPYAFLHPWTEPAMISGHATMGLEIVEDLPDVETVFVPVGGGALAAGVGCAVGMLDPAVRIIGVQTESYPSLAQSFHAGRPVWIESRPTICDGVAVPFVTEHLYPLLRETLDSVLVVSEEQVRKAIRLLARTGGVVAEGAGALALAAALDMPLADRGLSVCLVTGGNIPEALLEEIVGVQHS from the coding sequence ATGCGCCAGGCAACCGGCCGTCCGACCGGCTGGGGCGACCCGCCGGTGGTCGCTCCTACCCTTGACTCGGTCAGGCGCGCGAGCGAACGCCTGAAGGACGTCGCCCGTCGCACACCTCTCGTGCCCTTCGGGCCGCGGGAAGACGGCATCCTGCTCAAGTCCGAGGTTGAACAGCCCAGCGGTTCGTTCAAGATCCGCGGCGTCTACAACTGGGCGGCAGGACTCGCGCCCGATACGGTCCGGCGCGGCTTCTCCACTTTCAGCGCCGGGAATACCGCGCTGGCGCTCGCCCACTGCGCAGGTGGTCTCGGCACGACCTGCCGCAGCCTCCTGCCCGACTCCGCGCCGGAGCGCAAGGTGCAGGCGCTGCGGGACCGCGGCGTCGAGACCGTGCTGGTTGCCTTCGAGGAGATGGCAGACTACATCTTCAGCGCCGGGTGGCGAGACGAGCCCTACGCCTTCCTCCATCCCTGGACCGAGCCAGCGATGATCAGCGGACATGCGACCATGGGGCTCGAGATCGTGGAGGACCTGCCCGATGTCGAGACGGTCTTTGTGCCGGTTGGCGGCGGCGCGCTGGCTGCCGGCGTCGGCTGCGCAGTCGGGATGCTTGACCCCGCGGTCAGGATCATCGGCGTCCAGACGGAGTCTTACCCCTCCCTGGCGCAGAGTTTCCACGCGGGCCGGCCGGTGTGGATCGAGTCCCGCCCCACCATCTGCGACGGTGTCGCGGTGCCGTTCGTCACCGAGCATCTCTATCCCCTGCTGCGTGAGACTCTCGACAGCGTCCTCGTGGTGTCCGAGGAGCAGGTAAGGAAGGCGATCCGCCTACTGGCGCGTACGGGCGGGGTCGTAGCGGAAGGCGCGGGCGCTCTCGCGCTGGCCGCCGCCCTGGACATGCCGTTGGCAGACCGGGGTCTCTCCGTCTGTCTGGTAACGGGCGGCAACATCCCGGAGGCGCTGCTCGAGGAGATAGTCGGCGTGCAGCATTCGTAG